Part of the Salinigranum rubrum genome is shown below.
TCGCGGAGACGCGGAGGAAAAGCGGCTGCCCGTCGGGCCACACCCCCCGGACCGCCTCGACGACTTCCCGAACGAGCCTGGTCCGCCCCGCGAAGTCGCCGCCGTACCCGTCCGTTCGGCGGTTGGTGACCGGCGAGAGGAACTGGTGGAGGAGGTAGCCGTGAGCCGCGTGAACCTCGGCGACGAGGAAGCCGGCCTCGCGTGCGCGCTCGGCCGCCGCGACGAACTCCTCGACGACGCGTTCTATCTCCGCCTCGGTGAGGGCGTGGACCGGCGGCGAGTCGGCGTCCTCGTACGGCCACGGGACGTCGCTGGGCGCGAGTACCTCCCAGCCGCCGTCGGCCGGCGAAATCGGCCCCCGTCCCTCCCAGGGACGGCGCGTGCTCGCCTTCCGGCCCGCGTGTGCGAGCTGGATGCCGGGAACCGCACCCTGGTCGCGGACGAACGAGGCGACGCGTTCGAGCGCGTCCGCCTGCTCGTCGGTCCAGATGCCGAGGTCCTCCGGCGAGATGCGTCCCTCGGGCGAGACGGCGGTCGCCTCCGTCATCACGAGGCCGGCACCGCCCACCGCTCGGCTCCCGAGGTGGACGAGATGCCAGTCGGTCGCGACCCCCTCGACCGCGGAGTACTGACACATCGGGGAGACTCCGACTCGGTTCGGCAGCGTCGTCTCGCGCAGCGTGTACGGCGAGAACAGCGACGAACTCATTACAGGGAGTTAGTCCTGGGAACGTTATACGTTGTGTTCTCCTCGTTTTAGGCGAGCCAAAACCTTATCCGTGGCAGGCACTCACGCGAAGGTATGAGCGAACCTGACGTCGCCCCGGCGTCCGACACCTCCGAAGCGACCGACCTTGATGCGCCCGCACCGACGGTGTCGGCGTTGCACGCGTCGCCGAATCGGCTCGTTCTCACCGAAGACGGTAACACCGACGGGTGGCTGGCGAGCGACGCCACTGTCGGACTCGACGAAATACGATAGAATCGAGCGGCGTGTGCTCCCTGCGGCCTTTACCTCGTACGGGTCGCTGTCAGCCACGACCGGGTCGACCGGTACACAGCGACGGCAGTCCGCCTCAGTGGGTCGCTTCCTCGAGCACGAGCGTGTCGTCTTCGAGGTAGTGTTCGATGTGGTGGGCGGCGTCTTCGACTTCGATGAGGTTCTCGCGGAGCAGGTGAGCCGTCGCCGGGTCGCCGAGGTTCTCCGCGAGTTCGACGTGCTCGCGGAGCGTCTCGATGATGTCACCGTACATCTCCATGTCGTTCTCCAGGGACGTTCGGATGTCGTAGACGTCCTGGCCCTCGTGGGAGACGGGAGCGTGTTCCTCGTAGGTCGCCCCGCCGGAGAGCGGGACGCCGCCGAGCGCCTGTGCCCGCTCTGCGAGTTCGTCGGCGAACTCCTCGGCCTCCTCGGCGGCCTCGCCTAAGAAGAGGTGGAGGTCGCGGAACTCCGCGCCTTCGACGACCCAGTGGTGCTTCTTCAGCTGGTGGTAGAGGACGTACGTCGCCGCGAGGTCGGTGTTGAGTGCATCGACGAGTTGTTCCGCGCGGTCGGCGTCGATGCGGAGCGCTTCGCTCCCTTCGACGGTATCTGCATCCTGCTTGACAGTTCGCTGAGTGCTCATTGCGTCCTTACGTTAGGAGGCAGGTCACTTTATGCTTGGGTTTTGTAAAAAATATTTTTGGCGACGCGAAAAGTTATCCTCAGCTCCGACACACCCTCTGGCGGTGACGACCCGAGCAGAGACACACACATACGTGTCGAACACGTAATAGGTCCGCTGGTCGTACGAGACCAGCAGGCGGCCGCGAACGACGTGGGTTCTGTCATGGTTCCCCCACAGGGTAGGACCGCGGTCGCCACCCGCTTCGTCCCCGTTCTTCGGTACCGACGCCAGCGACGAACGGAGACTCCCTATTCGGTGCTGTGCTCGATTCGGTGTCTTCCCGTGGAGGTGCGACGTCGAACGAGACCGCTACGGACGCGTCGCTGAGAGTTCCTTCTATCTCGGGGTCTCTGACTTCAAAACCGAGTGACCCGGCGGTGTCGCGCTTACGCAGTTCCGCCGGACTTCCGCCGCCAGTCGTCGCAGTACGGACACCACGGCTCCTCCTCGCCGGGCGTGCTCACGAGGAGGGTCTCCTCGCAGCGTGGACAGAGTTCGTCGGTGGGATCGTACTGTGCCATGTCCGACCCATGCCGATGGGCCTGTAAGTGTTTTCTGACCGCTCAGTCGAAACGGTCGAGGCGGCCCTCCGGAAGACCGTCGAGGAGAGCCAGCAATAACGTCCCCATCTGTAGGCGGAGCAACGCTCGGATATTTTTCAACTCCGACACTTTCTCAACCGTGAGACTCCGCTACGGGGGTTTATCTTGGGCGTCTGTAACAGCAGAGTGAGGTGGACAACGCGGCGACGTGACGTGTGGGTTCGCCGAACCCGCATCCGCTCCGTGTCGGTCCGCCTCACTCACTCCTCTCCACTGCGGTTTCACCACCGGGTATCGTCGACGGGTGTCTGGACTCCGTTTCACTTGGACCGATATGGAAACGCTCTTTTCACAGACGGCCGGAGTTCCGACGTATGAGTGACGGGGACGACGCCGACGAGACACCCAGCGCGGACGAGTCACCCGAGGCCGACGAGTCATCCGGGGTAGACGAGGGGCCCGACGAATCACCCGAATCCGACGAGACCGACGAGGAATCCACCGCGGACGAGGCCGAAGAGGTCGACGAGGAATCCACCGCGGACGAGGCCGACGAGACCGACGAAGAGTCCACCGCGGCCGAGACCGACGAGGCCAACGAGGAATCCGCCGCGGACGAAACCGAAGAGACCGACGAGGAACACACCGCAGAGAGCCTCGACGAACGCCTCACCGCCGTCGAGGAGGAACTGGACGCCGCCGAGACGGAGTCGGACCTCGACGAGGTCGAAGCCACCCTCGACGACATCGAGAGCGACCTCGAAGACGCGGACCTGCCGGAACCCGACGAGGACGACGAGGACGCCGAGGATCCGCGTGCCGACCTCGAATCGAGGATCGAAGAACTCCGCGGCGAACTGGAGGAGGCCCGCGGGCCCTACGGCGAGGACGTGGTGTCCGAGATCGAGGCGGCGAAGACGAAGATCGAAGAAACCCGCTGGACCGACCAGGGCGAGGACGAAGTCGCCGAGGCGGTCAGGAGCTTCACCGACACCGTCTCGGAGACGCTCGACGGCGACTTCACGCCCGAGAGCGATGACTCCGAGGACCTCGTGGCCGCGCTCGATTCGGTCGCCGACGCCGTCACCGAGGCCGACTTCGACGCCGACGAGGACGCCGAAGAGATCGCCGCCCTCCTGGAGGCGACCGACGCGCTCTCGACGGGGCTCGAAGAGGCCGAAGAGTGGGACGACCTTCTCGTGAACGAGCAGTTAGAGGCGCTCGGCTTCTACGACTGCCTCGGCCACTACAAGGACTTCCCGCCCGAGTGGTCCGCGGTGAAGGAGTGGGAGAAGCGCGGCAACGTCGAGATGGTGCTTCTCGCGCTCGACAAACTCGGCGACTCGGGCTTCATGGAGGAAAACTGCCTCGAAGCCATCACTCGCATGGGCGACCCCGGCGCGTTCGAGGAGATGCACGCCCGCGCCCAGAAGCGCGGCAAGCCCGCCATCAAGGCGCTCGGGAAGATGGGTGCCGACGCCGAAGAGGCCGTCGAGACCCTCGTCGAGTACGTCGACGCCGACTCGGACCCCGCCCTGCAGAAGGTGACGTTCAAGGCTCTCGCCGAAATCGGCTCCGAGGAGGCCACCCAGGCGCTCGCCGACAAACTCGTCATGGACAACGACAACGTCCGCCCGCACGCGGCCCGGGCGCTCGGCCTCATCGGCGACACCCGCGCGGTGGACCCCCTGACCGACGCGCTGACCGACGACGAGAACGACAAGGTCCGCGCCGCCGCCGCGTGGGCGCTCCGACAGATCGGCACCGAACGCGCGCTGGAGGCCGCCGCCGACGCCACCGACGACTCCGCGTTCGTCGTCCAACACGAGGCAGAACGCGCCGCCGAAACCCTCTCCACGTCGGGATCGGACGCCGAAGCCCCCACGGCGTAACGTCTCTCCTCTCTTTTCTGTCCCTCCCCGTCCGAGCGTTCTTATCCGAAGAGGCGGCCACCGCGTGGCGTGTCTCGCTCTCACCGCTCACCCCGTTCGTGTGCCGTCCACGTCGCGCTCGTCGCGCTCGTCGTCCTCTCGGTCGTCGCTGGAACGTCTCCGGCCGTGTCAGCGACGGGAACGGCGACCGGTCCACGGATCGTCTCGGTGTACCCGAACCCCCTCGCCGACGGCGACGTCGGTGAGTTCGTCGCCGTCTCCTCTTCGACCCCACAGAGCCTCACCCTCTCCGACGGCGAGCGGGCGGTCGACGTCTCCCTGCCCGGGGGGACCGTCGCGCTCTCCGCCGACCCGACCGCCGCACGGGCGCTCACGGACCACCCGGTCGTCGGGGTGCCGGGGCTCGAACTCGCTAACGGCGGCGAGCGACTCGTGCTTGAACGCGAGGGGACCGTCGTCGACACCGTCGTCTACGAGTCTGCCCCCGCCGGCGAGCGACTCCTCCTCGACGCGGACGGAGAACGGACGGAGCGCGAGTGGCGTCCGCTCGGCTACGAGCCACGACCCGTCTCGCGCTACGAGGGGGCGCAGGCGACGGCGTTCGTTCTCCCCGACTCCCCCGACGTCGCGCTCGACACGCTTCGTGCCGCGGACGACCGAGTTCTCCTCGCGGGCTACACGTTCACCTCCCCGCGGGTCACGCGCGCGCTCGTGAACGCCTCCGACCGGGGGGTCCACGTTCGCGTCCTCGTCGACGACGCACCCGTCGGCGGCCTCACGACCCGTGAGGCGCGGATGCTCGACCGACTCGCTCACGCCGGGGTCGAGGTCCGGGTCATCGGCGGCGAGGCCGCTCGTTTCTCCTTCCATCATCCAAAGTACGCCGTCGTCGACCACACGGC
Proteins encoded:
- a CDS encoding NADH:flavin oxidoreductase/NADH oxidase, producing MSSSLFSPYTLRETTLPNRVGVSPMCQYSAVEGVATDWHLVHLGSRAVGGAGLVMTEATAVSPEGRISPEDLGIWTDEQADALERVASFVRDQGAVPGIQLAHAGRKASTRRPWEGRGPISPADGGWEVLAPSDVPWPYEDADSPPVHALTEAEIERVVEEFVAAAERAREAGFLVAEVHAAHGYLLHQFLSPVTNRRTDGYGGDFAGRTRLVREVVEAVRGVWPDGQPLFLRVSATDWLPQRESWTVDDTVRLAGDLADLADLVDVSSGGVHPDQQLPDTGPGYQVPYAERVRTEADVPVAAVGAITTPEHADALVRNGRADVVLLGREHLRDPYFTHRAAHELGAEEQWPPQYRRASRR
- the dpsA gene encoding DNA starvation/stationary phase protection protein DpsA; the protein is MSTQRTVKQDADTVEGSEALRIDADRAEQLVDALNTDLAATYVLYHQLKKHHWVVEGAEFRDLHLFLGEAAEEAEEFADELAERAQALGGVPLSGGATYEEHAPVSHEGQDVYDIRTSLENDMEMYGDIIETLREHVELAENLGDPATAHLLRENLIEVEDAAHHIEHYLEDDTLVLEEATH
- a CDS encoding HEAT repeat domain-containing protein; protein product: MSDGDDADETPSADESPEADESSGVDEGPDESPESDETDEESTADEAEEVDEESTADEADETDEESTAAETDEANEESAADETEETDEEHTAESLDERLTAVEEELDAAETESDLDEVEATLDDIESDLEDADLPEPDEDDEDAEDPRADLESRIEELRGELEEARGPYGEDVVSEIEAAKTKIEETRWTDQGEDEVAEAVRSFTDTVSETLDGDFTPESDDSEDLVAALDSVADAVTEADFDADEDAEEIAALLEATDALSTGLEEAEEWDDLLVNEQLEALGFYDCLGHYKDFPPEWSAVKEWEKRGNVEMVLLALDKLGDSGFMEENCLEAITRMGDPGAFEEMHARAQKRGKPAIKALGKMGADAEEAVETLVEYVDADSDPALQKVTFKALAEIGSEEATQALADKLVMDNDNVRPHAARALGLIGDTRAVDPLTDALTDDENDKVRAAAAWALRQIGTERALEAAADATDDSAFVVQHEAERAAETLSTSGSDAEAPTA